A single region of the Phaenicophaeus curvirostris isolate KB17595 chromosome 4, BPBGC_Pcur_1.0, whole genome shotgun sequence genome encodes:
- the LOC138719630 gene encoding vasotocin-neurophysin VT: protein MQSKRQSDQLPLARLRVPFAMAEPSLPLSFLCLLALSSACYIQNCPRGGKRALPDTALRQCMPCGPGNRGNCFGPGICCGAELGCYLGTAETRRCAEEDYLPSPCQAGGQPCGSGGRCAATGICCTSETCAMDASCLDEGSDGAQEAAEKNLTVLDGSAGDLLLKLMHLANRQQQQQQGKHPLL from the exons ATGCAAAGCAAGAGGCAGAGTGACCAGCTTCCCCTGGCACGGCTGCGGGTACCCTTCGCCATGGCAGAACCTTCGCtgcccctctccttcctctgcctcctcgCCTTGTCCTCCGCCTGCTACATCCAGAACTGCCCCCGCGGCGGCAAGCGGGCCCTGCCCGACACAGCCCTCCGACAG TGCATGCCCTGCGGCCCCGGGAACAGAGGCAACTGCTTCGGCCCCGGCATCTGCTGCGGCGCCGAGCTGGGCTGTTACCTGGGCACGGCGGAGACGCGGCGCTGCGCCGAGGAAGACTACCTGCCTTCACCCTGCCAGGCCGGCGGGCAGCCCTGCGGCTCCGGCGGCCGCTGCGCCGCCACCGGCATCTGCTGCACCTCCG AAACCTGTGCGATGGACGCCAGCTGCCTGGACGAGGGCAGCGATGGAGCTCAGGAGGCAGCGGAGAAGAACCTGACGGTGCTGGATGGCTCGGCTGGAGACCTGCTCCTCAAGCTGATGCATTTGGCGAaccggcagcagcagcagcagcagggcaagCATCCCCTCCTCTGA
- the UBOX5 gene encoding RING finger protein 37: protein MVINVCLPQFKPRIHCNKISADGYEVENLISEDLARRNRGFRSEYFIKPPVHVTISFPFNIEICRINIDVSSGGYQTFSGLEVYTSTSCNKTSWQSPEGPFSGLAGQPVSDKDTFTLVGKAVLKNQSKVTFGHRGFKPRPPFHQMENVFSYPGSASQDLWNKGPSSLSNVSHLKICITHVAGGGLPCIKRLEVWGQPAKSCPQEVIEGVFQVASQFFAQDVSSLKPELWTPMESDCVPFSANDSEQQTLHKLVDVVQDIPEEFLDPITLEIMTFPMLLPSGKVIDQTTLEKCNRSEASWGRVPSDPFTGVAFSQHSQPLPHPTLKARIDHFLLQHSIPGTNLLGRAHASETLVPSSVTMSSLKRKMDCMDQSSVQPPYFASTNLLITSTSENSAKKMKTDSDSHLIQMDCSTDLVSHEQKLSESLDTALNSALSSMPSFTAKLMKSQQQAQSEGGCSSLWGAGSVLEHGRSGQTQGCASCSKTFSSYFKTEPVYQLPCGHLMCRPCLAEKQKSLSLMLCGSCKRSAATHDIRRVHF from the exons ATGGTAATAAACGTCTGTCTCCCACAGTTCAAGCCAAGAATTCACTGCAACAAG ATTTCTGCTGATGGTTACGAAGTGGAGAATCTGATCTCTGAAGACCTCGCCAGGAGAAACCGTGGCTTCCGCAGCGAATACTTTATCAAACCGCCGGTCCATGTCACTATCTCTTTTCCCTTCAACATTGAGATCTGCAGGATTAATATCGACGTCTCATCCGGGGGATACCAAACCTTCTCTGGGCTCGAAGTTTACACCTCTACCTCGTGCAATAAGACCTCTTGGCAGAGCCCCGAGGGTCCGTTCTCAGGTCTGGCCGGTCAGCCTGTGTCAGACAAAGACACTTTCACGCTGGTGGGGAAAGCAGTcttaaaaaatcaaagcaaagtgACGTTTGGCCACAGGGGCTTCAAGCCGAGGCCACCCTTCCATCAGATGGAAAATGTCTTCTCCTATCCTGGCTCTGCATCTCAAGATCTCTGGAACAAAGGGCCCTCCTCGCTGAGCAATGTGTCACACTTAAAGATCTGCATCACCCACGTGGCCGGAGGCGGCCTGCCTTGCATCAAGAGGCTGGAGGTGTGGGGACAACCTGCCAAATCCTGCCCGCAGGAGGTGATCGAGGGCGTCTTTCAGGTGGCCTCCCAGTTCTTCGCCCAGGATGTCAGCAGCCTCAAGCCAGAGCTCTGGACGCCGATGGAGAGCGACTGTGTGCCCTTCAGCGCCAATGACAGCGAGCAGCAAACCCTCCACAAGCTGGTGGATGTCGTCCAGGACATCCCCGAAGAATTCCTGGACCCTATCACTTTGGAGATCATGACCTTCCCCATGCTCCTGCCCTCCGGGAAGGTGATCGACCAAACCACCTTGGAAAAATGCAACCGGAGTGAGGCTTCTTGGGGCAGGGTACCCAGCGATCCTTTCACTGGGGTGGCCTTCAGCCAGCACTCGCAGCCCTTACCTCACCCTACCCTCAAGGCCAGGATAGACCATTTCCTCCTACAGCACAGCATCCCGGGCACCAACCTGCTCGGGAGGGCTCACGCCTCGGAAACGCTCGTACCTTCTTCCGTAACAATGTCttctctgaaaaggaaaatggacTGTATGGATCAGAGCTCCGTGCAACCACCCTATTTTGCTTCTACAAACTTACTTATCACATCTACCTCAGAGAACAGtgctaaaaaaatgaaaactgacaGTGACTCGCATTTGATCCAGATGGACTGTTCAACAG ATCTGGTTTCTCACGAACAAAAGCTGTCGGAGAGTTTGGACACTGCCTTGAACTCAGCACTCAGCTCAATGCCCTCGTTTACGGCCAAGCTGATGAAGAGCCAGCAGCAGGCGCAGAGCGAGGGAGGCTGCAGCAGTTTGTGGGGTGCGGGCAGCGTCCTCG AGCACGGCAGGAGCGGCCAGACCCAGGGATGCGCTTCCTGCAGCAAAACCTTCTCCTCTTATTTCAAAACGGAGCCCGtttaccagcttccctgcggccaCCTCATGTGTCGCCCGTGCTTGGCCGAGAAGCAGAAGTCCCTGTCGTTGATGCTGTGCGGGAGTTGTAAAAGATCAGCTGCCACACACGACATCAGGAGGGTTCACTTCTGA
- the FASTKD5 gene encoding FAST kinase domain-containing protein 5, mitochondrial gives MATVLICRRFPRLSRVTTFSTAAKCKAEGGSSKSNQIKEEDPETASSRTESAATIQLLNPLGYRVSYNPSAYAKSRAASQQHTAGTSDQALGDAFTSPDATQVQHSVGATSSQALPPIKNALPKQKSTPLPKPSIPTHLSAAQTKEEAEKEKAEMHDSKEDPRVFQKGRPEYRSLSCDKSEPVETLPLEEGDAILHSVALSKDHQSPGAITDYFRKLSRLPAEQHAELLSKPRFNMLCRCAVKNIRLFSTSDLIDVLKACVHLAVPPTHPMLNACESEFCRRAWDMNLDQLLLVADCWRCLERNVPSYLSILFSYVNMHWKDLTLPQFVQLIYIIGEGRRSPADLTQKVESMILKYMDSFTLEEVGAICLGLFKSVSGISDHVMRKIADRVSLQMEDMSTYALVNVLKMLRYTRIDHLPLLKELGKVIPTRIPAVNIQGIMHITLSCSALHYFDEGIMTAVAMALPSKVTYCRSKDAAKFLWSFGCLDYEPPNEEEFYSSLIEQLHRKLHEFKKFPEHLLTGLLGLAFVKRFPEELIDFALREEFVRKTRSSKYELKKDLFTLSKSVEIECPSYQGSLLPPQLCQEITEMVLNFAEQEIYVRPEIVEASSLLESVLGGPEYVKNHMILPHARSSDLEVHLAMDGRPIPFNSQNPVVDMKLKDIGVSLTDDLMTQLIKGKASSQSPVETENEAGDPSQEEPQTPHAFLTDAGLQVEPKSGRWFEPPHSLALVQQPQRVKLALQVSNRNHYCYSSKRLLGLHCLKRRQLQQLGYVVVELPFWEWFPLLKRTRLEKLSYLHYKVFNPALLSRAA, from the coding sequence ATGGCTACAGTGCTAATATGCCGAAGATTTCCAAGACTGAGCAGGGTGACTACGTTTTCAACtgcagccaagtgcaaggcCGAGGGTGGAAGCAGCAAAAGTAACCAGATAAAGGAAGAAGACCCAGAAACAGCCAGCAGCAGAACCGAATCTGCGGCCACCATCCAGTTGCTGAATCCATTGGGCTACAGAGTGTCGTATAATCCATCTGCTTATGCCAAAAGCAGAGCTGCCTCCCAGCAGCACACTGCTGGGACCAGTGACCAAGCCCTCGGTGATGCTTTCACCAGCCCTGATGCCACACAGGTCCAGCATTCCGTTGGTGCCACCTCCTCCCAAGCTTTGCCACCCATCAAAAATGCCCTGCCAAAGCAAAAGTCCACACCGCTGCCCAAGCCAAGCATCCCAACACATCTCTCTGCAGCACAAACcaaggaggaagcagaaaaggaaaaagcagagatgCACGACTCCAAGGAGGACCCTCGGGTGTTTCAGAAGGGGAGGCCCGAATACCGATCTCTCAGCTGTGACAAGTCTGAGCCAGTGGAGACCCTTCCTTTAGAAGAAGGCGATGCAATTTTACACAGTGTGGCCCTCAGCAAGGACCACCAGAGCCCAGGAGCTATCACAGATTATTTTCGGAAGCTGAGCCGTTTACCAGCAGAACAACACGCGGAATTGTTATCCAAACCGAGGTTTAACATGCTGTGTCGCTGCGCTGTCAAAAACATCAGGTTGTTCAGTACTTCTGACCTCATTGATGTGTTGAAGGCTTGCGTTCATTTGGCCGTTCCACCTACCCACCCTATGCTGAACGCCTGCGAGAGTGAATTCTGCCGCCGGGCCTGGGACATGAACCTGgaccagctgctgctggtggccgATTGCTGGCGCTGTCTGGAGCGCAATGTCCCATCCTACCTGAGCATTTTGTTCAGCTATGTCAACATGCACTGGAAAGACCTCACTCTACCCCAGTTTGTTCAGCTCATTTATATCATCGGTGAAGGCCGGAGGTCACCTGCAGACCTCACACAGAAGGTGGAGAGCATGATTCTGAAGTACATGGACTCTTTCACTTTGGAGGAGGTGGGCGCTATCTGCTTGGGGCTCTTCAAATCCGTCAGCGGGATCTCTGACCACGTCATGAGGAAAATTGCGGACAGGGTCTCCTTGCAGATGGAAGACATGAGCACCTACGCTTTGGTGAACGTGCTCAAAATGCTTCGCTACACACGCATAGACCACTTGCCCCTCTTGAAGGAACTTGGGAAGGTTATTCCCACTCGGATTCCTGCGGTAAACATTCAGGGCATCATGCACATCACTCTTAGCTGCTCGGCCCTACACTACTTTGATGAAGGCATTATGACTGCTGTAGCCATGGCTTTGCCTTCTAAGGTGACCTACTGCCGAAGCAAAGATGCTGCCAAGTTCTTGTGGTCATTTGGATGCCTGGACTACGAACCTCCAAACGAGGAGGAGTTTTACTCCAGCCTGATAGAACAATTGCATAGAAAACTCCATGAATTCAAGAAGTTTCCAGAGCATCTCCTTACTGGTTTGCTCGGCCTGGCCTTTGTCAAACGCTTCCCAGAGGAGCTGATAGACTTTGCTTTGAGGGAGGAGTTTGTCAGGAAAACAAGAAGCAGTAAATATGAGCTCAAAAAGGACCTGTTCACCCTTAGTAAGAGCGTTGAGATTGAGTGCCCAAGCTACCAAGGTAGCCTTCTTCCACCTCAGCTTTGCCAAGAGATCACCGAGATGGTGTTGAACTTTGCAGAGCAAGAAATCTACGTCAGGCCTGAAATTGTGGAAGCTTCATCTCTTCTCGAGAGCGTATTAGGTGGCCCTGAGTACGTGAAGAACCACATGATCCTGCCTCACGCGAGATCGAGCGACTTGGAGGTTCATTTGGCCATGGATGGACGTCCCATCCCTTTCAACTCCCAAAACCCTGTTGTGGACATGAAACTAAAAGACATCGGAGTTAGTCTGACAGATGACTTAATGACTCAGCTGATAAAAGGGAAGGCTAGCAGCCAGTCTCCtgtggaaacagaaaatgaagccgGGGATCCCAGTCAGGAAGAACCACAGACACCACATGCTTTTCTCACGGATGCTGGATTGCAAGTTGAGCCTAAATCGGGGCGCTGGTTTGAACCCCCCCATTCTCTTGCGTTGGTTCAGCAGCCTCAGAGGGTGAAACTGGCTCTTCAGGTGTCCAACCGAAACCACTACTGCTACAGCTCCAAGCGGCTCTTGGGGCTCCACTGCTTGAAACGgcggcagctgcagcagctggggtATGTGGTGGTGGAGCTTCCGTTCTGGGAATGGTTTCCTCTGCTCAAACGCACGCGTTTGGAGAAACTGAGCTACCTCCATTACAAAGTATTCAACCCAGCGCTGCTCAGCCGGGCTGCCTAG
- the LOC138720453 gene encoding oxytocin-neurophysin 1-like has translation MLCKALASCLLGLLALSSACYIQNCPIGGKRAVLDMDMRKCLPCGPRNKGHCFGPNICCGEELGCYLGTSETLRCQEENFLPTPCASGGKACGGSGGSCAAPGICCSSGEHSSGAGILAGERLLYWGCSSRISFAPSTSPAARVTPGQEDWIPSPGRRE, from the exons ATGCTCTGCAAGGCCCTCGCCAGCTGCCTCCTGGGGCTCCTGGCTCTCTCCTCCGCTTGCTACATCCAGAACTGTCCCATCGGAGGCAAACGCGCTGTCCTGGACATGGACATGAGGAAG TGCCTGCCCTGCGGTCCCAGGAACAAGGGCCACTGCTTCGGTCCCAACATCTGCTGCGGGGAAGAGCTGGGTTGTTACCTCGGCACCTCGGAAACCCTGCGCTGCCAGGAAGAGAACTTCTTGCCGACACCCTGTGCCTCTGGAGGCAAAGCCTGCGGCGGCAGCGGAGGGAGCTGCGCGGCCCCCGGAATCTGCTGCAGCAGCGGTGAGCACAGCAGCGGTGCCGGGATCCTAGCAGGGGAGAGGTTATTGTACTGGGGATGCTCCTCGAGGATCAGCTTTGCCCCATCCACCTCCCCAGCAGCCAGGGTCACCCCAGGCCAGGAAGACTGGATCCCAAGCCCAGGAAGGAGAGAATAA